In Diadema setosum chromosome 7, eeDiaSeto1, whole genome shotgun sequence, the DNA window CCAGAGAGTCAACAAGGACTTAGCAGTGATGTTAACTCTAACCCTACCAGCCCAGCACTAAAGACAATTGATACAAACACACGTCATGGTAGAGATTCACCTGAGAGACTAGCATCTGGTGAAATAACCCCCTCAGACCTTGTGGAGTATGGTATGGATGAAGAATCAGATGGAATATCTTCTGGACATGGTACAGTTGACAACACTCCTGACCAACCTGAGCCTCCAACTGAGTCTGTTGACACATTTGCTGCTGTTGGTGGAGAGCCAGTAAAAAGTCAAGATATTGACGATGCCCATAGGACCTCTTTTCCAGAAATGCCTCCTGAACCATCATCTGGTGTAGATATGGAGGATGTTTCCTCACCAGGTGAACAATCTCATCCTTGGGAGCCCAAGATAGAACTGTCATCACAGACTTCTgatgtcagtggtcaaaatgaAGATGTCCTTATGAATTCTCCAGAGATTCAGGTCACAGAGCCTGCCGAGGTCATTTCAGAGGCTCGGGATGAAGAAATTTTTGCCGATAAACAAGGTGCACTTGATGCAAACTGTGAGCTTGATGAGTCATCTGAAGAAATATCCCAAGCATCAGAGATTGAGGTTAAGCCAACCCTGCCTGAGGATGAGCTTGCGGGTACACCACAAGATGATGCCCTTCCAGAGGATTCTTCTGGTGTTGAAAGAAGGGAAGAGTCCACTTTGCCAGAAGCAGATGAAGTAGCAAATGAGACAGAGGAGAGAGTTGGAGAGCCCCAGCAGGATTATGCACCAGAATCCGAACAAGGGTTTGGAGTACCACCAGGATTTGGAGTACCACCAGGATTTGATGAACCACCAGGATTTGCAGTACCACCAGGATTTGCTGAACCACCAGATTTTGCTGATGACAATGAAGAGAAAGAGCTTGCTCAACCAGTCCTTGCAGAAAGTCAAATGgtaccaccaccaccagcagAATATGATTCTGCAGATGATGAACCAACTGCAGCAGTAGCATCAATGCCCACAGTACTTGTAGAAAGTAATATCAATGATGAAGAAACACCAGCAGCTGCAGAACCTCAAGGAGATGACAATATCCCAGTAAAGGAAACCAATCTGGATGAACTGGAagatgtaaaagaaacaaatctaGATGAAGTAGTTGCATCTAAAGCAGACATAATGGCAGCTGATGATGAAGCTGAATTACTCCAGGAAGAAGAACAAGTTATCCAAGAAACAAATCTGGATGAAGTTTTGTGTGAAACCAGGCCAGAAGATCAGACATGTGCTCAAAAGGAAGAAATAGTACAGGAGACCAATCTTGATGATGTAGCTGTGGATGACATGGAAGAGGGTCAAAATACTAATTTGGTAACTGAGGCACCTCATGAGCCTGAAGATGAAGTAGATGAATCTCTCATCCAGGAATCTGCACATGAGATTGTACAAGATGCAGTTGATGCTGCTGTAGAGTTTGTTGAAAAAGACAAAGTGACCACCACGGAAGTACATGCTGAGGGTGAAAAGCAGGAGAGTAGTGATGATGACAGTGCTGAAATGCCAGACTCTGAGGTGAGAGTGGGAGAGTCAGACCTCTTGTCTGAGGTAAAAGTCTCTGAGATCCCTGAGGTTCAGGAAGGTGAGTCTCAGATAGAAGAGACCCAAAGCGAAACCTATCCTGTAGGAGGGACAGAGGTGAAACAAGATGAGGTGGAAGTTGAGgcaagagaggaaaaaacagaaattgaggtgacagaagaagagcCAAATCTGTTGTCTGAGGAAGTGCATGCTGACCCTGTGACTGCTGAACTCCAGGAAGAAAAGGATGTGCAAGATGAGGGTCGTGATGATAGTCAAGAGGAAGAACCAGCTGAAATTCAAGGGGAAGTGCAAGAGGGTGAAATCCAAGTGGAAGTGAATGTCAGTCCAGACCTTGTAGAGCCAGAGCCCGAAGTATCTGCTGGAACTGATGTCGATACAGGCAGAGATGACCAGTCAACTGATGCTGAGGTAGCAAATATGTCTTTACAGGAAGAAGAAGTCAGAGAAGAAGCAGCTCCTGTCACAGAGCCAACCATATCTGACTCATTGGAACAGAATGCTGAGGTAGCAAATCTGTCTgcacaagaagaagaagtcaaAGAGGAAGCAATTTCCATAACAGAACCAACCATATCTGACTCACTAGAACAGAATGCTACTGATTCTTTAGAGGACATTCGTAATGAAGAAGCATCTGACATTGAAATTCCTCCTGTGGTTGAGGAAGAGTTCAGCATGAAAGTAGAGCAGCAGGAGGAACTACTACCCGATTCCCATGAGGTAATGGAAGCATCAACCGTACCACCAGTAGAAGCAGCACTTCCTTCTCAGCCCAATGATCCTCAAGTAGATGAGTTAATAGCTGTACCAGCAGATGAACCAGAAGTGAAAGTTGAGCCTGCTGCAGAACCAGTCTGCTTTCAGGAACCTTCAGGTATTGATCAGCCCACTCCAGTCCAGGAAGAGCCCCATGAGGATGTTTCTGCCTCAGCAACATCAGAAATCTCAAGGGAGCTTAATGGAGAGGAGCTTCCAAAACAAGTGGAAGCAGAACCTCCACAATCTCCAGAAGTACGTGTTGAGACATCAGAGGTTGAACAAGGTGCGCCCGAGAAAACAGGATCTCCAAAAGAGCCAACTGAGGAGAGTGGAGCAGTAAATGTAGCTCCAGTTGTTGTAGCACCAGTTGTTGTAGCGGGGACTTCAGAAAGTGCTACCAAAGAGACGAAAAAACGCCCGCCATCACCATCAAAGACACCCACTAAAGCAAAGGACAAAGATAAGACAAAGAAACCAACTGACAAGCCTAAGGCCACTGATGTCAAAAGCAAGAATGGAACCAAGACCGAGTTGTCTTCCAAACCAAAGACACCAAAGGCATCACCAAGCACACCTGTGTCAAAGAAGTCTGCCCTTGAAAGGAAGGTTTCATCTGACAAGAAGTCACCTGCTGAGAAGAAGTTGGGTAGTGAAAAGAAGTCTGCAGCTGTAAAGAAGGATACTACTGAAAAGAAGGCAGCACCTGAAAAGAAGCCTGCAGCTGAAAAGAAGCCAGCAGCTGAAAAGAAGCCAGCAGCTGAAAAGAAGCCAGTAGCTGAAAAGAAGCCAGTAGCTGAAAAGAAGCCAGTAGCTGAAAAGAAACCTCTCACTGAAAAGAAGTCAATCCCTGACACAAAAACACCTCTCAGCAAACCAACTGCAAAGAAGCCTGTAGGGGAGAAGAAAGCAGCTGAAAAGAAGCCAGCAGAAAGGAAGTTGTCACCTGAAAAGAAGCCATCTCCTGCAAAATCAACACCATCATCAGCTAGCAAAACTACTGGGACAAAAGTGTCACACAGTGTGTCTTCAGCATCAAAAAGCAGTCAACAAGGCTCCTCAACCAGCACAGATGGTGCCTCAAAGAAACTTAATGGCGCATCGACACCTACAAGTAGAGGATTAAATCGGCCAGAGACTCAGCGTCCTTCATCTTCTGGGCGGCCATCAACAGGCACCAAGAAGACAACAGACTCAAAGAAGTCCTCTGACAGACCAACAAGGTCGGCCCCACCATCTCGAGGGGACGGCAAGTCAAATGGTGCGAAGAAGGGAGCTATAGCTTGTGGAAAGACAGGCCAAGCAACTAAAGCAGCCAGCATTCCAGTCAGTGGGCCAGCGGTGCACATCGACCTGGCGTACATACCCAACCATGCCAGTGGAGAGTCCATCAACTCAGAGTTCTTCAGGCGTGTGCAAGCCAAGAACTACGTCATTAGTGCTAATGATAGGTCCCGCGGTCAACCGGCAGTGTCCGTCTTGGATGCCCTCCTTGAGGGCAAGATGAAATGGGAGGACCTTGAGGCAGAAGTGACCGTCATCCCAACCTATGACTACTTGTCGCTGCGTGACTGGGAGCTCACCAAACATGAAGAGCTGTCAAAGGCGAAAATTGAAATCTCACAGCCTGCATGTAGGAGCATAGTCCAAATGAAGGATGAAAACTTCTTTATGTACAAGGTGGAGTTGTAGACTTGTATCTTAAATATAAGGGGCCTCTTGTAATATTACTGTAATTCCTGCTCCAAAATGATTTCTATAATGAGGAAAAAGTGTCCTATTTGAATGTATGCAATGAAAACGATCTTCTTTTGTGCTTTACGACTATTTTAAGAAGCTACTGTAAATGTAAGATAAAGAAGTGTACaataagaaaaaacagaaatatggtAAATTAATTAGGCATGAAATGCCAACTTGTGTGTTTTGTACAGTATTTGTGCCATCAGATAGGATGGAATTAGTAAAAGTAATCTAATCTAAAGATTACAATTGTTTGGTGTGAGGTGTACATTATTATTTGCCAGCAAAAGCTAGAAGTAATGCGTTATGTATTGCGACAGAGATTACAGTGTCTTTGTATTTCAAGCTGTAATTAGTTGTTAGCACTAATGTGTAGCTTTGAGTAGGTGATTAAACCTGTGATATCAATGTATGGCTGTGTCAAAGGTTGTGACCTTTTGACCGTACCTTGCGAAGAATAATGCAACAGAGTTAAAGTCAAAGTGCAACATGAGGTTAACAATGGAGAAAATGACCATTTCCACATTAGAATCATTGCTTGTGTAAAAGCAGTGTAGTCAAGTATTACTTGCCTTTTTTCAGTAGTGCAGTCCTCTTAAAAAGAATATGGCTCTATTCTGAAACAATACATAGACAGTATTAtcaacaaaattttgacatctcaCCTACAGATAACTATAAAAATACTAGTTTGACAGTAAAGTTTGAACAGTGAGAgctcttccttctttttcccttctttccttcctcccttttttttttcttttttgctctccttccttttctcttcttttttttccagtcagtTCTTGTGAATCTTGTTGATttccaacatattttttttttttccatttggaGCCTCAAGTTACCCAAGATGTAACtggaatgttgtttttttttttcttctcattcttAAGGTGGCTTTGAAGGAGGCCATTAAACTTTATCACATCATGGAGTCTGCCCCATTTTACTGCTACCCACAGTCATTGCTCAGTTTTTTGTTTAAATAATTTTATTTAGTGAGCAGATTTTGTAGATAGAATGAAGAGTATATGCAAGAgacaaaaaaaagcaacaactacAGCATTAGCAACTGCATAATTATTGCTTTCCCCCATGAGAATATTGTGATGTATTAGGCATGGTGAATCAATTATGTCCTGTATCTTAAGTTGCTCAATTCACCCAAAGTCTAAGCCATGCAAGTCTAAATCTTTACATCCATTTTAACTTCCACAACCCTCATAATCCTAGgaataaaagtgaaattgtgCATTCGTTTCCTTATGTTTTGGatgttttcaaatttcacaGTAATCCTCCTTGTACAGAGATAGACCATATCATGAAAGCCTCAAGTAGTTTGTGTATCAAAATGGATTCAGCTGCAATTATTCTTACAGAGGCAAGAAATTGTGCAATGTTGAGGAGGGAGATGGTATATTTAAAATCTTACCCAAGTTTTTCTGTGATTAGATTAACCTAATTAATCCCCAAgtatgttagaaaaaaaaaccggtTGGGCTTTGTCTTCTTGGTCTGGCCATGGTAATATTGTAATAATCTTGCATGTATTGCAGTTTTATGGATGCACAGTGGAATCAAAATCAGTTGTAAATGGCTGTATGGCCTGTGTAATgtgaaaatatataattttgttctcttttttgaATCTTGTGGAAGGTATTAGTAATGCTGTCAAATCAATGAGCCATTGTAGATTCCATGCCCCGTATACTTTGAAGAAAAATAGGTGACGTTTCCTAGCATTGTGTGCCTGTTGTAGATGAGCCTATGTATAGTTTATCTGTGTTCCATGAAGATGTCTATGTGTATGGAGTGTAATGTTCTTTTTTGCCTATTAGATACGatgctttttatttttattttcttttgcccttGCTTGCCCATttcatttactctttttttttcaagactgATGGAAATGTATTTCTTAAGAAGTTGCTTTCATGACTAATTGTTCTTAAAAAGTAATTGCAAAGTGAAGATCTTTTGAGCTTTATATTAATCACTattattttgggtttttttatgtttgcttttgATTGAGCTAAGgttcaatttctttttcatgtgcACCCCACTGGAAAGGTCCTGTGATTTAGATGTATGCATGTTGTAATGCCAGGCTCATTGTACTTTTTGAGCCCTCCTGGTAATGTACAATGTGGAGGATGACGATGAAATGTCTGAAAGGAAAAGTCACTTTATATTGCGTTCATATATTATCTCTGTGTATCACATAGCATCAAGATCTCTTCATTCCTTCTTTGATACTGTTGTGATATTTTAAAATCATACACATTTGCTGTGAGGCTTTGGTATTGGTCCTTGTGGGAcccatttttgttctttaaGAATGTATGACATGAGGATATTTGTTAATGACAtggcatcaaaaaaaaaatgttttatacaAGCTACGTACTCAGACTCGATCTTGATTGTAGGAGCACAAAGATTTGGTGTTAAAGATCATGTAGGAAGAACACATTAACACCTGAGCATGGTGGAATTGTAATGTTAACGAGACCCGACGTGAACTGTGGTGAATTGATTAGTCCATTCATAAAGAGACGTGGGCTGTAAGTCATGTGCCGGTGACACCAACATTACTGTGGAATAGACTTCCAGTCAGATTTATCAGTGTATTCCTGTCCTAATAACTATACATCTCTGTCACCTGTCCTTATATTCTGTGGCAGTTTTGGGCAGATAGTAGCCTGGTTTCATGCAAGCATCGAGAGTACTTGGGTGAacggtgtttgtttgtgtgtgtgtgtatgtgtgtgtgtgtgtgtgtgtgtgtgtgtgagtgaaaGCAACTCGTGAAATACCACTCAGTCGTTCATGGTTGTAGTGAGATAGATGGAAGTGTTAGAGCATTGATGTAGGAGACAAGTATTATCTTGTGCCCGCCTGTCCGTGCGATGGGAGAAAAATTACATGCTTGATTTTCATGTTTGCATCCTGATGGTGTGGAGTGTTAAGAAAGCAGTGCTAAAAAGCAGCACAGAGGTCTAATTCTTGAGTTTAGCCTACGAACAAATTCCTTCATAGCAAATCAAGTTTGCTCTTCTTACTGTCAAAGCCTGTTAGTAATTTCTCAGTCTTTTGTTGTGAGGTTCATTTTCAGTCTCATTGGACAAGTACAGAATAGAGATCATTCCAGTTTTCCCGAGTCTTTTTTGTTTGCAAGAATTTAAAAGCGGACAGCATATTCTTGACTGATGAAAATTGAATCTCAGCGTCCATGATCATTTGTGCCTGTAAATATTTGCTGTGTGTGTCATGTGAGcttatgacaaaaacaaaaagaagagaagaaaagatttATGCGAGAACAGTGAAGTTAAGTCATGGAGGTTGAGTTCTACTAATTGCTGACAAAATTTATGCCGATGCAGGATCTCTTGTTATGTGATGACATCTATGATGGTTTGAGACATTATTGTTACATTCTTCTCGCTGTGccatgtgcatcacaaactttCATTTCGTGTCTTGTCGAAGGTTTCTTTCTACTGTACTACTCCTGATTTACGTGCTTCCGTAGAACCAAACATAAAGATGTAGTTGTCAGTTCTGAGTAGTTTTTAGCACAGTAATGGTGACcattatatcaaatattgttcAGTGTATATTTTACGTGTGCCTAATTTCTTTGATGAACAATGTTATGATACATAATAACCAAGGAGTAGCAGTTGAGTAGCCTGTTAGCATAGAATTGAAAGTGATTTAAAGTACACAGCTGTAATATGATGCCGTTGAATCCGTGTGGATCGTGTATTGTACGTCCAATCGTCATGTGTATGAGGAATCAACAGAGGTAATTTTCATGATGATTTGTAGACATGCAGACAAGCTTAGTTCTAAAGAGGGATTTTAAGATGTGTTAGGTGATGCCAGATATGCATTGCCTTTTCAAGTTGTAAACttgctttcaaaaaaaaaaaaagtcactctCACATGCGCTTCGTAGTGTACAGAAAACGATGGGTAGCCACATTATGCTCCTATGTTCATATCATGAGCAAATGCACTGAAAAAAGCTGTCGTAGCTTGAAGTACTGTAGTTAGTTAGTAACACACATGCATGCTTTCATCTTACAAGTTACAAGGAATTGATTGCTTATTTCTATCCCAATGTTACAACCGATGGCTCAATGTCTAAAATAATGTCTAACATCTGCTAGCTTGATGATCAAACTTTCAATatctttgtatacattgtataccttggtagtgaatataattatgttgatgTTATGCAGATCACAATCTAAAAAGAACTATCTCATTTATTTGGAAAGTATTCTGTTGCAAACAAAAAAGTACATGAAAAACCAAGTTGGACATGATGCAGTGCTTAATTTTTGAAATGATAAATTAAAACTATTGCGATCAAAATACAATTCCATCAAGTAAAGTCATAGCATGTTTTGCTGAAAGCAATGAAGCATTTTTCAGAATATGTTATGATGTGTAGAAGGAAAACTATGCTTGTGATCTGTATTTATAAGAAGAGTTTTGATTTCattgtgatgaaattgatgtgaATGCACAGTTAATAGTAAGAAAAAGATCTGCTATTGGGGGTCGAAAATTTGATAAATCTTTGATTAAAATTTTAATGACTTTTGATGTGTTGGCATGGAAATGCTAGTTAATAATCACATGCttgtaaacaagaaaaaaaaaatagctccTATTCTGTTGATAATGAAATTATATCTTTAAACTGAGCATTTCAAAAACATGACAATATGGATAAATCGAGATTTTAATGCATACTGCACTGTGTGTCAATGAAATGAAGCTGTGGACATGAATGGACCAAGTGCGTGATATACTTTTTGGCTTGTTCTGTAATTGTAAGATGGATTCCGTAACTATTAATGGCGAATTTACAAATGCACAAGAAAACAGTAGTAATTAAGTGTAAACCACTAAAATTCATGATCAAGAGTTTTGAGACATTTTGTAATgcaaatgaatttgaaatcatGTAAAGGCAGTAATTGTAAGTATTTTAATGTGCGTGTAAACACATGTCGTATCGTGACACCGCTATTGTAGGTATTTAATATCATGATAATCAATACTACgatttgctttcttttcttcttctctctatGGAGACGCTAGTGTATGTGCTTGCATggaagaataaaacaaaatacataaaaagcaaGTTCATGAGGGACTCAAGTGGATTTCTTTGCATCAACCGTGTTTCGTTAACAATGTATGTAAAATGGAAAGATTCATGATTATTGTCTACTCTACAGTGACTGATAAGGAgaggcatatacatgtattgcatgtacaatggaacctcgttatattgAGGACCTAAAAACCATGACATTTACCTTCTTATATCATGTTTCTCACTATAtcagtgtacaaatgtacagtaCCGGTAACGATTATAAACTTTTGGACCTGCTGAACCACCCTTTTATAAGAGGGTTTTGTTATGATCGACCTCAAGATAAAGAGGTTCCACTGTATTTCCAATGACAAAAACATAGCGTAGGAAAGGAAGGCTGAATTTTAGACTCGGATGTGGTGTCAGAGGGGCACCTTTACAAAGAttaaagggtgggggggggggtcacgcgCCCTCCTctgcttttttccttttctttttattttttatttaacaaaaatggggggggggggggggctgtgcactccccctggatccgccactgctgcTAGTATtactgcatttactcaatctaCTTAATTTCTGAATTTAAATCCCTCTTAATTTCACTCAGCATACGTGAGAGCTTATTacagaacatgatatatattttttctatttgtaCATTTACCTCCTTCAAATCTGTGTTGAAATGCAACTTGAACATTCTACACAAACACGTACTGTCATGACACTACAGTTCATCTGATTTTCAGAAACAacacaaattttattttcaaacctttcattgtctcgtgtgtgtgtgtgtgtgtgcgtatatgttatatatgaagagtttgtttgccaaaaccgataagtccatttttgaagattttgaagtacggtctctgtcataaagtacaaaatgataccttttaaatgatatattggtcactacatacaaaaatacacttttgaagttattgacaaaagaagtaaaaattttcctattattgtctttacttttcttgaccttttgtcgcaaatatctccatttggcaaatatggacttatcggtttttgcgaacaaactcttcatatatatatatctatatatatatcatatacgtataaacatacatataattAGGTCCTGACGAGATACTTTTTTATCTGAGAAAGTCAATGGGgaattatgttttatgttgAGAATTATTCTGTAGAAGACGATTTTCACTGATTATTAACCATAATGCGATGGCCAAAAGGATGCTTATTGCGTAGTGTCGTAACTTACAAAACCATACATTAATAGTGAAACGTGaaaagatgaaacagaaactaTGGAATACCTAAAATCCACGTATAATCTTAGAAAAGTTTAATATTGCTGGAACTTGGATGTAATCTGAACAGAAATAGCTTGTAACTATTCGCGGTTTCGCGGTTTCGCGAGAGCTGTCTATCCACACCAAAATGTTGCTCCATGCAAAGCATACCTATCGCGTATTTAGAAGGGTGCCCTCTACGATAATTTACTGTAAGCTTGTTGGACTGCGAGTCGAGGATTATTATGATACTATCGCGTTTTGTAATACATCTCTACCGCTCTCTTGAGATGGACtattttctgtctctctccGAATTTCATACTCGTGTAATCTGATGCAAAGGCACAACGCAGACACATTTAACGTTACACACAAACACGGAAAAGGACACATTCTCATATGACGAATCCAGTGGACAACTGAGCCAATCACTGTTGCTTGCTCTTCACATTCTGAATGTTTTAACACGTTTAAAGG includes these proteins:
- the LOC140231340 gene encoding uncharacterized protein; the protein is MEGTGDWVLNDDTYTLHDISEVFSESDVDAALLKVSQDEKQTLCLSGCHWSAAAVTKQPFSKSLNLAINPQEVKNDTDGVSILLDTIRSRIQVPSPFDLMEPPTMGVGIKCKITKPTVLIFPAAKGDCAFFAVSDFSLFVGGGYSVKSCFWKFAKHLHRVDAIILPHTRPDTVTGINSLLKRKIAERQLAAPEIGGEGYEDWQIKCNSPEVGVVYMNAPDNKHSAKSLTLKTVSQGNETTSLLKELSIKPFPCTANGGKEIKPITLYLKVGIGKLDMYILSPTQDSKELKDFLSQWSSGKAFSKVKTGVKVNGKETEVPLPNACSICALIVWQPASPQENIVRVLFPGNAPQNKILEGLDRVKHLEFLKFADACQSSSGKIVAMKKKDITALKKITGNGNAAVNGTVNGKSSPPKEVNACTDGIHCNTPPPSPTGVCTDGIHCNTPPADNGCADGIHCNTPPPGKTCADGIHCNTPPPDNSCPDGIHCNTPPPDNGCPDGIHCNTPPPDKGCSDGIHCNTPPPENGCSDGIHCNTPPPDNSCPDGIHCNTPPPDNGCPDGIHCNTPPPESEIDSADTLNSNLGQLPVKVGFGDHREDNRCDDGIHCNTPPPEEECEENGVNGNFDSVKLAAGHDNVFGASGDNQLPESQQGLSSDVNSNPTSPALKTIDTNTRHGRDSPERLASGEITPSDLVEYGMDEESDGISSGHGTVDNTPDQPEPPTESVDTFAAVGGEPVKSQDIDDAHRTSFPEMPPEPSSGVDMEDVSSPGEQSHPWEPKIELSSQTSDVSGQNEDVLMNSPEIQVTEPAEVISEARDEEIFADKQGALDANCELDESSEEISQASEIEVKPTLPEDELAGTPQDDALPEDSSGVERREESTLPEADEVANETEERVGEPQQDYAPESEQGFGVPPGFGVPPGFDEPPGFAVPPGFAEPPDFADDNEEKELAQPVLAESQMVPPPPAEYDSADDEPTAAVASMPTVLVESNINDEETPAAAEPQGDDNIPVKETNLDELEDVKETNLDEVVASKADIMAADDEAELLQEEEQVIQETNLDEVLCETRPEDQTCAQKEEIVQETNLDDVAVDDMEEGQNTNLVTEAPHEPEDEVDESLIQESAHEIVQDAVDAAVEFVEKDKVTTTEVHAEGEKQESSDDDSAEMPDSEVRVGESDLLSEVKVSEIPEVQEGESQIEETQSETYPVGGTEVKQDEVEVEAREEKTEIEVTEEEPNLLSEEVHADPVTAELQEEKDVQDEGRDDSQEEEPAEIQGEVQEGEIQVEVNVSPDLVEPEPEVSAGTDVDTGRDDQSTDAEVANMSLQEEEVREEAAPVTEPTISDSLEQNAEVANLSAQEEEVKEEAISITEPTISDSLEQNATDSLEDIRNEEASDIEIPPVVEEEFSMKVEQQEELLPDSHEVMEASTVPPVEAALPSQPNDPQVDELIAVPADEPEVKVEPAAEPVCFQEPSGIDQPTPVQEEPHEDVSASATSEISRELNGEELPKQVEAEPPQSPEVRVETSEVEQGAPEKTGSPKEPTEESGAVNVAPVVVAPVVVAGTSESATKETKKRPPSPSKTPTKAKDKDKTKKPTDKPKATDVKSKNGTKTELSSKPKTPKASPSTPVSKKSALERKVSSDKKSPAEKKLGSEKKSAAVKKDTTEKKAAPEKKPAAEKKPAAEKKPAAEKKPVAEKKPVAEKKPVAEKKPLTEKKSIPDTKTPLSKPTAKKPVGEKKAAEKKPAERKLSPEKKPSPAKSTPSSASKTTGTKVSHSVSSASKSSQQGSSTSTDGASKKLNGASTPTSRGLNRPETQRPSSSGRPSTGTKKTTDSKKSSDRPTRSAPPSRGDGKSNGAKKGAIACGKTGQATKAASIPVSGPAVHIDLAYIPNHASGESINSEFFRRVQAKNYVISANDRSRGQPAVSVLDALLEGKMKWEDLEAEVTVIPTYDYLSLRDWELTKHEELSKAKIEISQPACRSIVQMKDENFFMYKVEL